The region CAGGACGGGTCGCCGAACTCCGCCTCCTCGCCGGGTCCCTGTCCGGTCAGCGTCACGCGGACGCGGCCGTGCGCGAGGACGGCGTCGATCCGGGCGGCGGCTTCCTCCAGCGTGCCGTCGACGGCCGAGCGCAGGGCGTCACGGGCCTCCCGTACGTGCAGCAGCACGGCCTCGTCGGCCGGGAAGTCCAGCCCGTTCGCCGCCAGCCACACCGCCAGGCCCTCGGTGTCCGTCAGCAGGTCCTGTGTCACTCCCTCGCGGTTCCAGCGGGTGTTGAGCAGGTCGAGCGAGACCGGCTCCCCGGTGAGCGGGCGGGGATCGGCGGTGGTGGGCATGAGGGGCTCCCTTCGGTGCTAACCGCTCAAGGGTAGGTCACTGGTTGACGCCCTTCACTCTAACCTTTAATGTCAATCACAAGGGTTAGCTCCTCTGTGGGGCGGCCAACGACAGACGGGACCGTCATGACCTTGCGCACCGGCCACATCGGCCTGAACGTCACCGACCTCGACCGCTCGCTCGCCTTCTACCGCGACGTCCTCGGCTTCGGAGTGATCGCCGAGGGCAAGGAGGAGGAGCGGCGGTACGCGTTCCTCGGCTCGCTCGCCGGAGACGGCCGCCCGGTGCTCACCCTCTGGCAGCAGGCGCAGGGGTCGTACGACAAGGCCCGCGCCGGCCTGCACCACCTCGCCCTCGAAGTGGACTCGGTCGACCAGGTCAGGGAGTACGAGACGGCCCTGCGCGACTACGGCGTCGACTTCGCGTACGAGGGCGTGGTCGCCCACCGTGAGGGTTCGGTATCCGGCGGCATCTTCTTCCACGACCCCGACGGCACCCGCCTCGAGATCTACGCGCCGAGCGGGGCAAAGGGGGCCCCGGTGCCGTCCGCCACCGCCCCCACCTGCGGTTTCTTCTAGGAGCTGTGGAGAGCGGGGCGCGTCATGACGTACCACTCAGGCTCACGGGCCGTACAGGACCGGGTGGGAGTGCGCGAGGCCGCCGACCATGTGGGGCGGTCCGTCGGACAGGGCATCCGTCCCGTGGCCGCCGCCTTCCTCGAGCTCCAGCCGATGCTGGTGCTGGGCGCGGCCGATCCGGCGGGCGGAGCGGTGTGGGCCTCGCTGCTCACCGGCGAGCCCGGGTTCGTGCGGGCCACGGGTGTCCGGCAGATCTCGGTCACGGGCGGCGGCCCGCGCGAGGGCGACCCACTGGCGCAGGCGCTCGTCACTCCGGGCACCTCCGTCGGCACGATCGCGCTCGACCCGCGCACCCGCCGCCGTATGCGACTCAACGGACGGGTCCGCCCGACCCCCCGCGGCTTCGCCGTCGAGGCCGACCAGGTCTTCTCCAACTGCCCGAAGTACCTGCAGAAGAGGGAGTCGTACGAGAAGGTCGAGCGTCCGCCCGGCACGCCCCGCCGGTCCGCCGGACTCACCCCCGGGCAGCGGCGGTTCGTCGAGTCCGCCGACACCTTCTTCCTGGCCACCGTCCACGCGCACGGCGCCGACGCCAGCCACCGGGGCGGCAACCCCGGGTTCGTCCACGTCACTTCACCGAACCAACTGCACTGGCGCGACTACCCCGGCAACTCCATGTTCCTGACCCTCGGCAACCTGGAGACGGACCCGAGGGCGGGGCTGCTCTTCCTGGACTGGATGTCGGGGACGGTGCTGCAACTGACGGGAACGGCACGCACGGAGTACGCGGCCGACGGGGAGCGCACGGTCGGCTTCACCGTCACCGAGGTCGTGCAGACGCCTGCCGCCAGCCCGATCCGCTGGTCGCCGCCGGAGTACTCACCGGCCAACCCGTCTCTGCCGTAGGCGACTTGCCGTGCCACCGTGCCGTAACGTCTGGGCATGCCGAAGCAGTTGAGGGTGGCGGCCTACGCCGTATGCGTGCGGGACGGGCGGATGCTGCTGGCCCGCTGGGTCGCGGGTGACGGAAGCAGGCGGTGGACGCTGCCCGGCGGCGGCATGGACCACGGCGAGGACCCCTACGACACCGTCATCCGCGAGGCCGAGGAGGAGACGGGCTACGCCGTCGAGCCCCTCGCGCTGCTCGGCGTCGACTCCGTACTGCGTTCGCACCCGCGCCGGCTCGGCTCGCCCAACGACTTCCACGCCCTGCGCATCGTCTACGAGGCCCGCGTCACCGGCGGCGAACTGCGCCACGAGACGAACGGCTCCACCGACATGGCGGCCTGGCACCCGCTCGACGAGGTACCCGCCCTCGACCGGGTCGCGCTGGTCGACGTGGGACTGCGGCTGTGGCGGGAACGACCGCCCCTCGGCCGCGTCGGCGAAGAGGCGGGGGAGTAGCCGCAGGGGAGCAGTGGCGGGGAACTGGTCCCCTACCCCGGAAAATGAACACGGAGTGACCGCATCCCGGCCGTTCGAAGAGGGGTCGTGGGCGCGCAGGGTGCTCCAAGATCCACGTACGGTGATCGGCGTCGGCAGTTGCCGCCTCGTTAACGTCCAGGTCACCCACGGTGTCAACGATCCAGTGTGAGCGGGGAGTTAGCGCAACGAACCCCCCGCGACCACTGCCGACGCGTTCGCACTCGGGGAGACCGCGCCATGTCGCGCATACGCTCTGTCGCCACTTCCGCCGCCATGAACCGCCGTACCCTGCTCGCCGCCACCGGGGCGGTGACCCTCTCCGCGGGCATCGGCTACGCCCTGCGGCCCGACTCCGAGGCGCACGCCGCCACCACCGGCACCGGCGAGTCGGCCGTCGCCGTGTCACGGCAGGCACCCGCCGCCCCCCTCGCTCCCTACGAGCGCGGCACCACCCTGGAGAGCGTGGCCGCGCCGCACTCCGGCTCGGGCGGCTACCGGCGGCTCGGTGACGGCCCCGCCTGGAAGCGGGTCGTACGCGGCGACCTGGCCGCGGCCAAGTCGGGCCGGGCCGACCGGCGCACCGCGCTCGCCGCGTTCGTGCAGTTCACCGACCTGCACCTGATCGACGTCCAGCACCCGCTGCGGCTCGAGTACCTGCGTACCGGCGCCGCGAACGCCTGGCGTCCGCACGAGTCGCTGACCGTGGCCGGCGCCGTCTCGCTCGTCGAGCGGGTCAACGCGCTGCGGGGCGCCCCCGTCACCGGCTCCCCGCTGCACTTCGTCATGACCACCGGGGACAACACGGACAACAACTCCAAGACGGAGCTGGACTGGTTCCTGAAGGTCATGAGCGGTGGCCGGATCAGTCCCAACAGCGGCGACCCGCGCCACTACGAGGGCGTTCAGAACAGCGGCCTCAAGCTGTACTGGCAGCCGGACGCGGCCCTGCGCGACGCCGACAAGCAGCGCGGCTTCCCGCACCTGCACGGCTTCCTCGCGGCCGCCATCCGTGAGCTGCGCAGCCCCGGCCTCGGCCTGCCCTGGTACTCCACGGTCGGCAACCACGACGCGCTGCCCCTGGGCTGCTACCGGCACGGCGACTCCTTCCTCGCCGAGTTCGCCGTCGGCGGCAAGAAGCTGATGACGCTGCCCGCCTCGGCGAGCGTCGCCCTGCGCGCCGCCATCAAGAACGACAAGGACCCCAAGGGCACCCAGCTCAGGGACCTCCTCAAGGCGCACGCGCGGCAGCTGCGCTCGGTCACCCCGGACGAGTCGCGCGCCCCCTTCACGCCCGCCGAGTACCTCAAGGCGCACCTCGACCCCGCGCACACCGGCCCCGGCCCGATCGGCCACGGCTACTCACAGGCCAACCTCGCCGCGGGCACCCAGTACTACGCCTTCCGCATCTCCGACGACATCATCGGGATCAGCATCGACACCACCGACCCGGGCGGCCACTACATGGGCTCCATCGGGACGACCCAGCTGCGCTGGCTGGACAAGACGCTGAGCGACAACAAGGACTCGTACGCCATCGTCTTCAGCCACCACACCAGCAAGTCGATGACCAACCGCCGCACCGACCCCGCGCACCCGAGCGACAAGCGCCACGGGGGCGAGGACGTGGTCGCCACGCTCGCCAAGCACCGCAACGTGCTGGCCTGGGTGAACGGCCACACGCACAAGAACGAGATCATCGCGCACTCCGCGCCGAACCACGGCTCCTTCTGGGAGATCAACACCGCCTCACACGTCGACTTCCCGCACCTCGCCCGCATCATCGAGGTCGTCGACAACAAGGACGGCACGCTCTCCCTCTTCACCACCCTCATCGAGTCCG is a window of Streptomyces mirabilis DNA encoding:
- a CDS encoding CGNR zinc finger domain-containing protein, which translates into the protein MPTTADPRPLTGEPVSLDLLNTRWNREGVTQDLLTDTEGLAVWLAANGLDFPADEAVLLHVREARDALRSAVDGTLEEAAARIDAVLAHGRVRVTLTGQGPGEEAEFGDPSWGPAWLAARDYLGLLATAPDRIRRCAHDTCILHFFDTSRNGTRRWCSMAACGNRAKASRHYARTREA
- a CDS encoding VOC family protein, whose amino-acid sequence is MTLRTGHIGLNVTDLDRSLAFYRDVLGFGVIAEGKEEERRYAFLGSLAGDGRPVLTLWQQAQGSYDKARAGLHHLALEVDSVDQVREYETALRDYGVDFAYEGVVAHREGSVSGGIFFHDPDGTRLEIYAPSGAKGAPVPSATAPTCGFF
- a CDS encoding pyridoxamine 5'-phosphate oxidase family protein; this translates as MTYHSGSRAVQDRVGVREAADHVGRSVGQGIRPVAAAFLELQPMLVLGAADPAGGAVWASLLTGEPGFVRATGVRQISVTGGGPREGDPLAQALVTPGTSVGTIALDPRTRRRMRLNGRVRPTPRGFAVEADQVFSNCPKYLQKRESYEKVERPPGTPRRSAGLTPGQRRFVESADTFFLATVHAHGADASHRGGNPGFVHVTSPNQLHWRDYPGNSMFLTLGNLETDPRAGLLFLDWMSGTVLQLTGTARTEYAADGERTVGFTVTEVVQTPAASPIRWSPPEYSPANPSLP
- a CDS encoding NUDIX hydrolase; translation: MPKQLRVAAYAVCVRDGRMLLARWVAGDGSRRWTLPGGGMDHGEDPYDTVIREAEEETGYAVEPLALLGVDSVLRSHPRRLGSPNDFHALRIVYEARVTGGELRHETNGSTDMAAWHPLDEVPALDRVALVDVGLRLWRERPPLGRVGEEAGE
- a CDS encoding TIGR03767 family metallophosphoesterase, producing the protein MSRIRSVATSAAMNRRTLLAATGAVTLSAGIGYALRPDSEAHAATTGTGESAVAVSRQAPAAPLAPYERGTTLESVAAPHSGSGGYRRLGDGPAWKRVVRGDLAAAKSGRADRRTALAAFVQFTDLHLIDVQHPLRLEYLRTGAANAWRPHESLTVAGAVSLVERVNALRGAPVTGSPLHFVMTTGDNTDNNSKTELDWFLKVMSGGRISPNSGDPRHYEGVQNSGLKLYWQPDAALRDADKQRGFPHLHGFLAAAIRELRSPGLGLPWYSTVGNHDALPLGCYRHGDSFLAEFAVGGKKLMTLPASASVALRAAIKNDKDPKGTQLRDLLKAHARQLRSVTPDESRAPFTPAEYLKAHLDPAHTGPGPIGHGYSQANLAAGTQYYAFRISDDIIGISIDTTDPGGHYMGSIGTTQLRWLDKTLSDNKDSYAIVFSHHTSKSMTNRRTDPAHPSDKRHGGEDVVATLAKHRNVLAWVNGHTHKNEIIAHSAPNHGSFWEINTASHVDFPHLARIIEVVDNKDGTLSLFTTLIESAAPHRTDFSDLSQTGLAALYRELAFNSPGRSTELAGASRDRNTELVLKKA